Genomic DNA from Brassica napus cultivar Da-Ae unplaced genomic scaffold, Da-Ae ScsIHWf_607;HRSCAF=900, whole genome shotgun sequence:
AGTTCATCAGTTTCGTCACCGGCGAGGCGTCGGACAAGTGtcagagagagaagaggaagacGATCAACGGCGACGATCTTCTCTGGGCGATGACGACGCTGGGGTTCGAGGATTACGTGGAGCCGTTGAAGGTGTACCTGCAGAAGTACAGGGAGGTGGAAGGGGAGAGGATGACGACGGGGAGACAGGGGGATAAGGAAGGTGGCGGCGGAGGAGGAAATGGAAGCTCCGGGGGATCCGGAGGAGGATACAATGGAGGAGGAGGGATGTACGGTGGGATTGTGACGATGGGGCATCCTCATCAAGGACACGTGTACGGTGGAAGTGGGATAAATTAGAGAATCAGcaatctctctctgtctctgacTCGGTTAACTCGAAATGGCTCTCACAGGAGAATGCTATATGCAATGTAAATGTATTATCTTTCTATCTCTGCTTGCTATGTTCTTTTGCAAGCTTGTGTTGTTAATTCGTCTTTGTTATTGATTTTAGCCCCTCATGGTGCAACAAGTGTATGTTCTTAGATGATTCTAAatcattttgtatataattaagGTATTGCACACAAAGAGTTTCTTTTTACCGTTTCAGCCACGGGAAGAGGCCTTTTAGAAATCTGATTCCTTTGTTTACTCTCAAAGCCTTCTTAAGTCGTGGGAGTCTAGTGTAACATTTTGGTCTATTCTAACTTTAGCAGCAGCTACAAGTGCAAAGGCCGATTGAAAATACTGGAAGAAACTCTTTTTTTACGTCTCTCTGTTTATGTCATTTCTctatctttaaaattttctgtGTCATGTTTTATCGCTGCGGAGGAGGGTAGTCTATTAAAAGGAAGATTAAATCTCCATGTTTCTATCTATGTTCTTTCTTTTATAGCTGGTGTGGGTCTTCTAAATCCTTCTGGTTCGCTTTGACGCTCAATACTTGTGAATGTTATAACCAAAGAAACCTCGCAAGAGAGCTACTTTTGAATtgtcttctttttgtttttgtttcttgcaGATGGTGTATACGCCATTTAATAAGAGCCCATGTACTcgaaaactattataatttcgGTGAGATTACACGTTGCTAGGTTCTCAGCTAAGGTTATATTGGTCGCATCTCCTTGCTAGCCAAATACAAAAAAGAGTCACTCAAAGACTAGTGTCATCTCACTCTCTGAGAATGCAAACCCGTGATAACTTCCTCAAAGAATCTGTAATGGAGAAGCAGGGAGGCGTGAGCGTTGAGTTTGCGTTCGCTAAGACTCTGGCTCAACGAGAAGATGCGCTGCGTATCAGAATCTTTGACATTAAGAAACTTTTGGTAAAGCCTGAAGCAGAGAAATGAATGTTGGTTTGAAATTGAAGTAGTTGGAGACGATCTGGCACGACTTCATAAGGATGTTACTCAGTTAACAATGGTAGAGCCAATAATTGGAAGTAAATAAGAGTTTAGGGCGCCAAAATCAGAAATCCAATTTTTTCCTGtaactaaaaatttattaaataaatccACATTATTATATAGAGATTAGTTCACATTTTTCCTGATTATTCAAATGAATCGCGGCAAAAAGGACGTTGGaactttaaacaaaaaaaaaaggacgtTGGAACTACTTCAAatagattttgtttgtttgtgtcggctaaatttatcattaaaatttagcagattaaaaataattaaattgagtgagaaaatgttttttatttacctTGTCAGTTAAACTTTATCTATTCCTTTCTTTTTCAGTTTACTCCTTACTTACATTTCATAAATTTGTACAATTCCCCAGAAATAATGGAACAGGGATTAAGAGCTTTTGCAGTGTAAAACACcatttttttcctctaaaatagagtaaaagtaaaaatgaagtaaaattgTTCCAACCCTGCTCTATTTTCCACTCCacaatagagtgatgaacaaataaaaaatagattactctatttatagaataaattttattatggagtgagatataGAGTTGGATTAAAGCATTCATTACTCtatattcacttttactccattttttttactttattttagaaaaaagaaTAGAGTAAGGATAGAGATAAGCTAAGAGAGCATTTGCGATTCCAGAGGAGTTGCTAGCACGTGTGAACCGTTTCATTATTGGAAAAGCAAGCAGCCGTTTAATTATTGACTTGACGTCAGCTAACaatcattaattaaaaagaaCCAACAACCattgggaaaaaaaaatcaattaataagaaaagaataaaaaaaattaaaatcagcCAGTTGTGCAGCAGCTCTGACTCAGTTACCTCCGAGTCtccgagctctctctctctctctctcccggcGATTCTGTTCAGCTCTTGGCTCAACCTTAGATGCACAGGTGAATACTATCTGCATTGTATTCTCTTTCTCcttcgtcttcgtcttcgtcttcgtctctgcttcttcttcaagcTTTTGCGTTGTTTCTCCTCTCTTTGCACCGTATGACTTTCGTCTAGCTTCTTCGTTGATTGAACATTGACTTTACGTTTTCTTTTCCGATCGTAGATTTCTCAAGATTCGCCTCAACCTTAGTTTCTCTCTACTTTAGAGCAAGCAGCTCCATCATTCGGATCATCGGAGGTTCGCCGATAGTAAGTTACTCGCTGCTAAGATCTCGATCTTGAAACTGGATTCGATTTCTCTGGTACGAACGAACAAACGTTCATTGATCAAATTCGAATTCGCGATCCTAGCAGTTAGTTAGGAAACGAGCACTTCGACGAACTTCGATCACAACAAGcgaaactatatataaatatctgaaTCATACTTATTTGCTAGCATGCTGATGATTGATTTCTAATTCTTGCTGTGTTAGGATATTGATGATGCTATTGTAATCAAGAAACTATGGAGGATCTTCGGCTATCACCTCTGAGACTAGGCAGCTTCAAGTCGTCACCTCCAAGGGGCTCACCTACATTCAGGAGAGTACACTCAGGCAGGACTCCACGTAGAGAGGTCAAAGCTAATGGCGGAGCTCTTCAGTGGTTCAGAAGCAACCGGCTGATCTATTGGCTGCTTTTGATTACTCTTTGGACGTATCTTGGATTCTATGTTCAGTCTAGATGGGCGCATGATGATGATAACAAAGTTGAGTTCTTGCGGTTTGGAGGCAAACTTAGGGAAGATGTTTTGCATGTGGAGCAGAATACACGAGTGGGTTCGGTTGTTGATAAGACTACTCATTTGGTAGTGGATGGTACTAATGTAGTACATGTGGATGTTAATAAGAGGATGCATGTGGCTCTGGCCAAGAAAGAGGATGCCACACCTCGGCGAAGCTTGAGTgccaggaggaggaggaggagaaaggCTGGTCGTAGCTCACGTAGTAAGACTCAGAAGGTGAGAAAAGTGGTGGAGGACTTGGATGAGCAAGATCCAGAGCTTCCAAAGACGAATGTTACCTACGGCAAGCTTTTTGGTCCTTTTGGATCGATAGAGGATAAGATTCTTGAGTGGAGTCCGCAGAAGCGATCAGGGACGTGTGACAGGAAGTCAGATTTCAAACGCCTTGTTTGGTCAAGGAGATTCGTCCTGCTTTTCCATGAACTGTCAATGACCGGTGCTCCAATCTCGATGATGGAGCTGGCTTCCGAGCTTTTGAGCTGTGGGGCAACGGTCTATGCGGTGGTTCTGAGCAGAAGGGGTGGTTTGTTGCAAGAGCTCATAAGGAGAAGGATCAAAGTTGTTGAAGATAAAGGAGAACTCAGCTTCAAACCGCCATGAAAGCAGACCTTGTCGTTGCAGGATCAGCTGTTTGTGCTACATGGATTGGTAAAGTCTTTCACGAACTTATACTGACTTTATATGTTTAGAAATGTGTACTAGCTCATTCAATACATGTTTTCTTGAATCTTCTTTTCTCCCAGATCAATACATGGATCACTTTCCAGCTGGTGGAAGTCAAATCGCTTGGTGGGTAATGGAGAACCGGCGAGAGTACTTTGAACGGGCCAAACCTGTACTTGACCGAGTGAAGCTGCTTATTTTTCTATCTGAAGTGCAGAATAAACAGTGGTTAACATGGTGTGAAGAGGAGCGCATAAAGCTTAGGTCTCAGCCAGTTATCGTTCCGCTCTCTGTTAATGATGAGTTGGCTTTCGTAGCCGGGATTTCCAGTTCGCTGAATACTCCAACACTGACCACAGAGATGATGAAGGCGAAAAGACAAGCACTACGAGAATCAGTCAGAAAGGAGTTTGGTTTGACAGATAAGGATATGCTTGTGATGTCTCTTAGCAGCATTAACCCGACgaaaggacagcttcttctccttGAATCTGCCGCCTTGGCACTAGAGAAAGAAAAGGAACCAGAACAAGTCGCTAAAAGTAATCACATCAGTGGCaccaagaaagaaaagattagtCTTTCAGTCAGACATCGGTTAAGAGGTTCAGCAaggaagatgaaaatcaagtcTCGTGTTGTTGATAATCCGTCTGTTCTGTCTGCCACCGGTAAAAGGAAGCTGTTGTTCTCTGCCAGCGTAACACAGAAACAAGACCTTAAGCTTCTTCTTGGATCGGTTGGGTCTAAGAGCAACAAAGTTGCATACGTTAAGGAAATGTTGAACTTCTTGTCGAAGAATGGAAACTTATCGAACTCGGTTGTGTGGACTCTAGCGACCACTCGTGTTGCCTCACTATACTCTGCAGCAGATGTCTACGTAACAAACTCCCAGGTAACGTTTCTTATCTTGATCCTCTTATGGCGTTGTTCTACTCTCGTTTTACTTTAGTCAATCTGTGAAACAGGGAATTGGTGAAACATTTGGGAGAGTGACTATCGAAGCAATGGCTTATGGTCTTCCGGTGAGAACAAACGCTTTTGATAGACGAAAATGAAATGTTGTTCATCCTaatcattgtttttttctttttcatgggAGCAGCTGCTTGGAACAGACGCAGGAGGAACAAAGGAGATAGTGGAGCACAATGTGACAGGGCTGCTACACCCAGTGGGGAGGCTAGGTAACAAAGTGTTAGCTCAGAATCTCTTGTTTCTGCTTAGAAACCCATCTACAAGGCTACAGCTAGGAAGCGAAGGACGTAAGAAGGTTGAGAAGATGTACATGAAGCAACACATGTACAAGAGATTTGTAGATGTTCTAGTCAAATGCATGAGACCCTAAGTCTGTACTTGCCCTCGTTTATTTTGCTTTAATTGTTCATGATCCAGGATAAATAAAACCCAATTCTTATCAAATtccatgatattctttagttctGTAAGATTCtatattcttttgtttgttACCATTGTCACATGATATTATATTTTCCTAAAGGAAAGATAAGCAAAAACACTTAAATCTTgtaattgacaaaaatatagaaacagTACTGTATTCCATTAATAAAACAGTACTTAAatcttgttttgtttataaaattgtttcttttgagtttaaacttatcttttttctttttctttttttttgaaaacatagtttaaagtttaaacttATCATCATAGTGTTTTCCTTCCCAACAGTCTGTTTTTTAGATTCCGTAGTTTGTACTTTGTGGAATAGAATATTGGCCTCAAAAATGGTACTGCCCTTGGACCACACCAATGATAGTCAAAGTTGCATGGAAATCAAGGTACTGAGTGATGAGAGAAGATAAACTAGTGACTATTCAAGTTTCTTCACACTCATTTTCTTCAAATAAGGAATTGAGTGATGAGATAAGACcacatattctatttttatttacctTCCGCTAGTAGTAAGTTAAGGTCAACAAACACTTATTGACTAGAAGTGTTGGAAATTAGTAGTCTCTtctcaattttaaaattcaggTAACTTACTACGAGTTGGACGGAAAATCAAAAAGTTGAACATATCCGAATAGCTTACATTATGACCAACTTATATATTATACTGAAAACATACCGATAAATATAAAACAGTGCATGCTTAACTTCTCATATTAATATAGTACATACATGGTATTGTATCGATCGTATTCCCTCAAACGCACATCTTCCCTTAACTTATTACGTGAAGACTTGACCATGCATGTATAATATTCATCCATCACAAGTGAATCTCTGTTTGTGAGCTTCGGTAACTAACTTAACATTTGTGGCCAGTCCAAGAGCTTGGAGTAGACGAATAAAGTACCAAGTAATGTCAATCTGCCACCACTCAAGTCCATGTCTAGCTGAGAACTCGAATGCATGATGGTTGTTGTGCCAGCTCTCCCCTAGCGTTACTATCGCCAGCCACCTCCATTTATTTTTTGCGACATTCATTTTTAACAAAAagtataaaaacataatatataaacatgttTATGAATTACTTCTTAGTTCTTACCAATTGTTCTTGGAGAGATCTCCGGTTTTCCATGGCTGCGTTCCCCATGTATGCGAAGCGGCGGTCATCAGAAATGTGGAATGTAGCACGAATACAGTTCTAACTCCCTGCCACATGTaattatattaagatttaagtAAAACTATTCATTAATTTATGTAAgaataaaagagagaaaaggtAAAAAGTTACCACTCCCATACGAGGTAAGGAAAGCCACCGAGGATGTAAAGGAGAAGGGAAAGTGCAAGGTTGTTCAAAATCCATGTTCTTTGTAGAAACCTATAATAAGGTTGTCTCACCAAATCAGCTGCGTTCTCTTCTCCTCCACACTGTATACAACTCATGATTTAGGCCTACTTTTTGTTTCAAGTAATGATAGAACATGTGGATTACTGATTTAATTACATTTTGGAGAATAGAACCCGTGTCAAAGATCCACAGGAAGTAACTAAACCAAAAACCATGGCGAGGAGTATGAGGATCACGATCTGTATCACTGTATTGGTGATGGTAACGATGGTTGCTCACCCACTCTATTGGATCTCCCTGTACATATATAACCAATGTAATATTAAGCTATATGCTCACAAAAACCCTAGCTTCAATTCATGtgagtttaattatttttgtttatttttttttaacctggAAAGCAAGTGTGCCACACCAAGCAAAGAGATATTCTAGCCATTTAGGCAGAACAAAACTCCGGTGTGATAGATTCCTGTGATAAGACAACGTGATCCCGGTTCCAGCAATGACACTGAGACCAACCGCTACACGAAAAGCCGACCAGTTGCAGTGAAAAGGTGCATATAGGCTGAGAAGATGAACACCAAGTATCCCTATTGCTCTACTCACATCCCAATAGTTCCATCTCCTTTCCCAAAATACTCGCTTCTTTCTCACAACCTCTGAATAGGGTACTTTCGGGTGGCTTTCCTCCGTTATGGTTGTTTCTCTCAGTACATCCTCGGCAGTGAAGGTTGGTTTCTTGCAAGCAACAACTAATCTTTTGGTAAAATGGAGTTTTGAGTTAGGTTTGTTATAAGAAGTGAAGATGAGATTGTTAGGGTTGTGTTTTGATGGTGGTCTTGTGGAAAGTATCGCTGAAGAAAAGGGAGATAGTGATTTGAGTGAAGTCGATAGAGAAACCATTGCGTAAGTGCATGTGAGTAATCAACCAATCGTATCCGTTTAAATAGGCGTTTTGAGGTGGAACAGTAGTATTCAACATTGCGTGAGAAAcaagatattaaaaatgatgAAAGATACTAGTGACTTTTCTTCAAACACTTAATATCTCTCGAGACCAAAATTTTCGTTCTAAGTTAATTTTACCTACCCACTCGTAGTAAGTCAATGTCAACACAAACTATTTGATAAGATGATAGTGTTGGAAAAATTAGTAGTTTCTTCTCAATGCCGGTCGTCCAAAGAGTTGATATCAACAAATTTAGACGTGACATTTAGCCCGTGGAACAATACGACATAGACAAATGTTGGAAGGGGACATCAAAGCGCTTCACGTTGGAAGTGGAAGAATGTAGAGTGATAAAGCGGAAGACCTTGGCTATTGACCAGTAATACTCAACATTTAATGCGTGGAAAAACTAGGAATCAACTGATGGAAGATAAACTAGTGACTTTTCTTCAAACACATTACCGCTTAAGAAGTTTCATTCTAAGAGCACCTCCAATGGTGTTACCCACCATTGGAGTCCttagtgtttttaaattattatttttttttttttgaatagttaaggactctAATCATAATTGTGAGTCCAATGGTGTTATCCACTTTggagttcttaattttttttttttttaattgaatcttaaaaatcaaaaaattaataattttgtaaaacatttaaataataaattatcatttattaaatgactAAATGTAAACATACAAATTTAAACATCTCATCATaccaaatttgttccaaatattgTGAATCAGatcattttttaattgttcATGTATACGCCTATCACGAACATGACTCCGTACGCCAAGCATATTACCGAGATTTGAAGGCATGTCGGTAGAATATGACATATCCACCTGTGAACTTCTACTCGAGTCTCCTTCTTCAAACGCAGATGTATCAAACTGAGTATAGCCATCCCGTTCattttctactatcatattgtgcagtATGATACATGTTCGCATAACCATCCCTATTTGTTTCTTGTCCCACAAAATAGCCGGGTTTTTCACAATTGCAAACCgagcttgcaatactccaaaagcccgttctACATCTTTCTGGTTGCTTCTTGAACTTTAGCAAATAACTCGGCTAGTTAGACCTTGAGGGAGtgagatagattggataaatgttgaccatttcGGATATATGCCGTCGGTGAGGTAGTACGCCAAATCATACTGGTGTCCGTTGACCACGTACTGTACACTtggagctcgaccttgtaaaatgtcatcaaaaacaggagaccgatcgaggacgttaatatcgtttaaagtACCTGGGGGACCAAAAaaagcgtgccatatccaaagatcttgtgaagctacagcctccaagacaattgtcggctttcctgaTCCCCGTGTATattgtcctttccaagcggttgggcaatttttccactcccaatgcatacagtcgatgcttcctatcatccctgGAAAACCGCgtatctctccaatatcgagtagtcgttgaagatcgTCTGGGGTGGGTCTTCGTAGATACTCAGGTCCAAACCAATCTATTACGCCTTCAGTGAAATGCTTAAACACGAAAGTGCTGTGTGctttcaccaagtcggagatattcgtcaacaGCGTCAGCTGCACAACCATAAGCAAGCATACGAAGagctgccgtacacttttgTAAAGGAGATAGTCCAACCTCCTTCCGAAGCATTTTTTGTTGAAAGAATGGAATATTTTCAGATAGGCGATCGACAATACGCATGAATACTTCCTTGTTCATGCGAAAACGCCGTCTGAATAAATGAGCCGGAAACGTCGGATCATCACAAAAGTAGTCTTTCCATAGACGGTTATGGCCATCCTCGCGGTTTCTTTCGACGTATGCACGTTTCTTCTGTTTCTTTGTTTGGTTCTCCAAAATGTTGTTGTAGCTATCTTCAAAATATTC
This window encodes:
- the LOC125604729 gene encoding uncharacterized protein LOC125604729; amino-acid sequence: MALREQRSGQNENDVMKQALDIFYSDQNMKFNLEHAWRELRHDVKWCATYLEKDKDKRKPGDSPVPEPEERPIGVKAAKAAGKRLKTGKEEELAKLQGLLETKKLISKQSKAEDHVPDEDKGCCLFLVHSRMADEVDRRLNAALDEAIDEYFEDSYNNILENQTKKQKKRAYVERNREDGHNRLWKDYFCDDPTFPAHLFRRRFRMNKELTLLTNISDLVKAHSTFVFKHFTEGVIDWFGPEYLRRPTPDDLQRLLDIGEIRGFPGMIGSIDCRAPSVQYVVNGHQYDLAYYLTDGIYPKWSTFIQSISLPQGLTSRVIC
- the LOC125604727 gene encoding nuclear transcription factor Y subunit B-3-like, translating into MADSDNDSGGHKDGGGASSREQDRFLPIANVSRIMKKALPGNAKISKDAKETVQECVSEFISFVTGEASDKCQREKRKTINGDDLLWAMTTLGFEDYVEPLKVYLQKYREVEGERMTTGRQGDKEGGGGGGNGSSGGSGGGYNGGGGMYGGIVTMGHPHQGHVYGGSGIN